From a region of the Globicephala melas chromosome 19, mGloMel1.2, whole genome shotgun sequence genome:
- the LOC115862333 gene encoding zinc finger protein 112-like isoform X2, with the protein MMIKFQEPVSFKDVAVVFTEGELGLLDSAQRKLYRDVMLENFRNLLSVGNQPFKPELIFQLEREELLTMETETQREGCSGTKSQHNMESIQEVGLSCLSPKELSTWQTWQQGAGRLTGCQDSMKIFQENISQLQKQGDSPCQVWAGIPIQISEDENYVLTHIGDGSHDIKSQEFPPWRAQHSWRKMYLTESRNYQCRCQKISMKNDFCMSESISWISHHNDNLGVHRTEKIYSCHDCGEDVMKVSLLNQDLIQTGQKPYPGNEYKKAFNNDSSSEVLQQLHLEGKPCTYSPCGKDCSYSSVLHTHQSVCRGDNCVSESSHLQCHQKVQAEEVAFKYEYGEDVNQCSSHNTYELTHTGEVSNRCNIYEKGFSHSLDLSSSFRVHTEQEPYEFEENGNAFNQNSCLRTHQKIQTEEKLYTDVECEKGFICNSDCNIQHRVHMEEIPYNSEVCGNGFSLASHFQDLQIVHTREQPYKHYTCGNSFSHNSYLQGHQKIHIGEKPYKECGNGFNWNAKPKDHQRVHTGEKPYKCNACGKVFSHRSILNVHQRVHTGEKPFKCEECDKEFSRSSYLQAHQRVHTGEKPYKCEECGKGFSRSSYLQGHQRVHTGEKPYKCEECGKGFSRSSHLQGHQRVHTGEKPFKCEECGKGFSWSFNLQIHQRVHTGEKPYKCGECDKGFSKASTLLAHQRVHTGEKPYQCDECGKSFSQRSYLQSHQSVHTGERPYICEVCGKGFSQRAYLQGHQRVHTRVKPYKCEMCGKGFSQSSRLEAHQRVHTGGKPYKCEVCTKGFSESSRLQAHQRVHTEGRPYKCEQCGKGFSGFSSLQAHHRVHTGEKPYKCEVCGKGFSQRSNLQAHQRVHTGEKPYRCDACGKGFRWSSGLLIHQRVHSGDTFYKSEEYGKDYLSSENPYKSEIL; encoded by the coding sequence GAACCAAGAGTCAACATAATATGGAAAGTATTCAAGAAGTGGGATTAAGCTGCCTTTCCCCCAAAGAGCTTTCCACCTGGCAGACCTGGCAACAAGGTGCAGGCAGGTTAACTGGGTGTCAAGATTCGATGAAAATTTTTCAAGAGAATATTTCTCAGCTGCAAAAACAAGGCGATTCCCCCTGCCAAGTTTGGGCAGGAATACCGATTCAGATTTCTGAAGATGAGAACTACGTATTGACTCATATAGGAGATGGTTCCCATGACATAAAAAGTCAAGAATTTCCCCCTTGGAGAGCCCAGCATTCCTGGAGGAAAATGTATCTTACAGAGTCACGTAATTATCAGTGTAGATGTCAGAAAATTTCCATGAAAAATGATTTCTGTATGTCTGAAAGTATCAGTTGGATCTCACATCACAATGATAATCTGGGTGTACACAGAACAGAAAAAATCTATAGCTGCCATGACTGTGGAGAAGATGTCATGAAGGTTTCATTGCTTAATCAAGACTTAATTCAGACAGGGCAAAAGCCCTACCCTGGTAATGAGTACAAAAAAGCCTTCAACAATGACTCCAGTTCTGAAGTTCTTCAGCAGTTACACTTAGAAGGCAAGCCCTGTACCTACAGTCCATGTGGAAAGGACTGTAGTTACAGTTCAGTTCTTCATACTCATCAAAGTGTTTGTAGAGGAGATAACTGTGTTTCTGAGAGTTCACATCTGCAATGCCATCAGAAAGTACAagcagaggaggtggcatttaaaTATGAATATGGTGAGGATGTCAATCAGTGTTCCTCTCATAACACATATGAACTTACTCACACAGGAGAGGTGTCCAACAGATGCAACATTTATGAGAAGGGCTTCAGTCATAGCTTAGACCTTAGTAGTAGTTTTAGGGTCCATACTGAGCAGGAGCCCTATGAATTTGAGGAGAATGGGAATGCCTTTAACCAGAATTCTTGCCTTCGAACCCATCAGAAAATCCAAACTGAAGAGAAACTATACACAGATGTGGAGTGTGAGAAGGGTTTCATTTGTAACTCAGATTGTAACATTCAGCACAGAGTTCACATGGAAGAGATTCCGTATAATTCTGAGGTGTGTGGTAATGGCTTCAGTCTGGCCTCACATTTTCAAGACCTTCAGATAGTCCACACTAGGGAACAACCATATAAACATTATACGTGTGGTAACAGCTTCAGCCACAATTCATATCTTCAAGGCCATCAGAAAATTCACAttggagagaaaccttacaagGAGTGTGGGAACGGCTTCAATTGGAATGCAAAACCTAAAGATCATCAGAGagtccacactggagagaagccaTACAAATGCAACGCATGTGGTAAAGTCTTCAGTCATAGATCAATTCTTAATGTTCATCAGAGGgtccacacaggagagaaacctttTAAATGTGAGGAGTGTGATAAGGAATTCAGTCGGAGTTCATACCTTCAAGCccatcagagagttcacactggagagaaaccataCAAGTGTGAGGAGTGTGGGAAGGGATTCAGTCGGAGTTCATACCTTCAAGGccatcagagagttcacactggagagaaaccataCAAGTGTGAGGAGTGTGGGAAGGGATTCAGTCGGAGTTCACACCTTCAAGGccatcagagagttcacactggagaaaagccATTCAAGTGTGAGGAGTGCGGGAAGGGATTCAGTTGGAGCTTTAATCTTCAAATTCATCAGAGGgttcacacaggagagaaaccctataagTGCGGAGAATGTGATAAGGGCTTCAGTAAGGCCTCAACTCTTCTGGCCCATCAGAGAGtccacacaggagagaagccATACCAATGTGATGAGTGTGGTAAGAGCTTCAGTCAGAGATCGTACCTTCAAAGCCATCAGAGTGTCCACACTGGCGAGAGACCATATATATGTGAGGTATGTGGGAAGGGCTTCAGTCAGAGAGCATATCTTCAAGGTCATCAGAGAGTCCACACCAGAGTGAAGCCATACAAATGTGAGATGTGTGGGAAGGGCTTTAGTCAGAGCTCACGCCTTGAAGCACATCAGAGGGTCCACACAGGAGGGAAACCGTACAAATGTGAGGTGTGCACAAAGGGTTTCAGTGAAAGTTCACGCCTTCAAGCGCATCAGAGGGTCCACACAGAAGGGAGGCCCTATAAATGTGAACAGTGTGGTAAGGGTTTCAGTGGGTTTTCAAGTCTTCAAGCCCATCACAGAGTCCACACTGGGGAAAAGCCATACAAATGTGAGGTGTGTGGTAAGGGCTTCAGTCAGAGATCAAACCTCCAGGCTCATCAGAGAGTCCACACGGGAGAGAAACCATACAGATGCGATGCATGTGGTAAGGGTTTCCGTTGGAGCTCAGGTCTTCTAATTCATCAAAGAGTCCATAGTGGTGATACATTCTATAAAAGTGAAGAGTATGGTAAGGATTATCTTTCTTCAGAGAATCCATACAAAAGTGAAATTCTGTAA